In Ostrea edulis chromosome 6, xbOstEdul1.1, whole genome shotgun sequence, a single window of DNA contains:
- the LOC125647906 gene encoding putative GTP-binding protein 6 isoform X2 — MIVHPAIRWGPEKPRSTTPELQLSEACALVHSLPHWRVADTKIQKVKNRGGFIFTKGQLEELTDLLTSRTDISAVFINVDVLKINQVAMLQGAWKMPVFDRYTLVLHIFKEFAQTREAKLQIALAEIPYIRGRLEQINEGQHDHLTGKTHYVVSGGFKFTYIQKREALVAERERRLRGELEKIKQQREILRKNRIRKQYPTVAVVGYTNCGKTTLIKALTDDETLTPENRLFATLDVTVHQTLLANHLKVLLVDTVGFISDIPSSLMDAFSATLEDALIADVILHVRDSSHPDHVAQTENVVDILSKLLPEEKLQNMLVVNSKCDLISDSESTPGLNISAVTGTGMDELKKSLEGAITSSTGRVRKTFRIPVGGDHLSWLYRNATVLSTTDGEDGHSYLVETIISTSAYGKFKHLFSKRKKKS; from the exons ATGATCGTACATCCAG CCATTAGGTGGGGGCCAGAGAAGCCCAGGTCCACTACTCCGGAGCTACAGCTTAGCGAGGCATGTGCTTTGGTTCACTCCCTGCCACACTGGAGAGTAGCTGATACA aaaattcaaaaagtaaagAATCGTGGAGGATTCATATTTACAAAAGGACAGCTGGAGGAACTGACGGATCTATTGACTTCTCGTACAGACATTTCAGCAGTTTTCATTAATGTGGACGTTTTGAAAATCAATCAGGTGGCTATGCTGCAGGGTGCCTGGAAGATGCCAGTTTTTGACAG GTATACTCTTGTTCTTCACATATTCAAAGAGTTTGCACAAACGAGGGAGGCAAAACTACAGATTGCTTTAGCAGAAATTCCTTACATCAG agGTCGTTTGGAACAAATCAATGAAGGTCAACATGATCATCTGACCGGGAAGACGCACTATGTCGTATCGGGAGGGTTCAAGTTTACTTACATTCAGAAACGAGAGGCTTTAGTTGCA GAAAGAGAAAGAAGACTAAGAGGAGAGCTGGAAAAAATCAAACAACAGAGGGAAATCCTCAGGAAAAACCGAATCAGGAAGCAGTATCCGACTGTAGCTGTTGTAGGATATACAAACTGTG GGAAGACAACTCTGATAAAAGCCCTGACAGATGATGAGACTCTTACACCAGAGAACCGCCTGTTTGCCACATTAGACGTCACTGTTCATCAAACTCTCCTGGCCAATCACCTCAAAGTTCTCCTGGTCGACACTGTGGGCTTTATCTCGGACATTCCTAGCAGTCTGATGGATGCTTTTTCTGCCACCCTAGAGGATGCACTTATAGCA GATGTAATTCTTCATGTTAGAGATTCTAGTCATCCAGATCATGTGGCCCAAACAGAAAATGTTGTAGACATTCTGAGTAAACTGCTGCCCGAGGAAAAGCTACAAAATATGTTGGTGGTTAACAGTAAATGTGATCTTATAAG CGATTCTGAGAGCACCCCAGGCTTAAACATATCAGCAGTGACTGGCACAGGAATGGATGAACTGAAAAAGAGTCTGGAGGGAGCTATTACAAGTAGCACTGGAAGAGTTCGGAAAACCTTCAGGATTCCAGTGGGAGGGGACCATTTAAG ctgGTTGTACAGGAATGCCACGGTGCTTTCAACAACAGATGGAGAGGATGGACATTCTTATTTAGTGGAGACAATTATCAGCACATCAGCTTACGGAAAATTTAAACATCTCTTCTCCAAACGGAAAAAGAAGTCCTGA
- the LOC125648069 gene encoding thioredoxin-like protein 4A — protein MSYMLQHLHNGWQVDQAILAEEDRVVVIRFGHDWDPSCMVMDETLYKCAEKMKNFAVVYLVDISQVPDFNKMYELYDPCTIMFFYRNKHIMIDLGTGNNNKINWSMEDVQEFIDIVETVFRGARKGRGLVISPKDYSTKYRY, from the coding sequence ATGTCTTACATGCTCCAACATCTTCACAATGGCTGGCAAGTGGACCAGGCCATTTTAGCTGAAGAGGACCGGGTAGTGGTCATCAGATTTGGACACGATTGGGACCCGTCATGTATGGTGATGGATGAGACGCTCTATAAGTGTGccgaaaaaatgaaaaattttgcTGTAGTGTACTTGGTGGATATTTCACAAGTCCCAGACTTCAACAAAATGTACGAATTGTACGATCCATGCACAATCATGTTCTTCTACAGAAACAAGCATATCATGATAGACTTGGGAACTGGTAACAACAATAAAATAAACTGGTCGATGGAGGATGTGCAGGAATTCATTGACATTGTCGAAACAGTGTTCAGGGGGGCAAGAAAAGGGAGAGGTTTGGTCATATCACCGAAAGATTATTCAACTAAATACAGATACTGA
- the LOC125648044 gene encoding myeloid differentiation primary response protein MyD88-like: MNKMGSPIRMYDAYVIADDTEEDRLFLEKMTDNLESSKHNLRLHIRSRDGDVELDHQKESEIIMNGCEKIIVVLSKNFTQNDEAMYLLKVAVSRAPGCQMRLIIPIIREECIAPSCIRFLTANDYTKMDLRPWFWPRVAICFKKQRQPFASISRQKLPDVVCLPDVILDSFSPGKDLNWRNI, translated from the exons ATGAACAAAATGG GCAGCCCAATTAGAATGTACGATGCCTATGTGATAGCAGATGACACCGAGGAAGATCGACTATTCCTGGAAAAAATGACGGATAATCTGGAGTCGTCCAAACACAACCTTCGTCTTCACATCAGATCACGTGATGGAGATGTCGAACTAGACCACCAAAAGGAATCCGAAATTATCATGAATGG GTGTGAGAAAATAATTGTTGTTCTGTCTAAGAACTTCACACAGAATGATGAAGCAATGTATCTTCTAAAGGTGGCTGTTTCAAGAGCTCCAG GTTGCCAAATGAGACTTATAATCCCTATTATCCGTGAGGAATGTATCGCTCCCAGTTGTATTCGATTTTTGACAGCGAATGATTATACCAAGATGGATCTGAGACCGTGGTTCTGGCCACGGGTGGCCATCTGCTTCAAGAAACAAAGACAGCCATTTGCGTCAATTTCACGACAAAAGCTCCCGGATGTCGTCTGCTTACCGGATGTAATTCTGGATTCTTTTTCTCCTGGAAAAGATTTAAATTGGAGGAATATTTGA